A section of the Agrobacterium tumefaciens genome encodes:
- the coaBC gene encoding bifunctional phosphopantothenoylcysteine decarboxylase/phosphopantothenate--cysteine ligase CoaBC, whose product MTLSGKHILLIISGGIAAYKSLDLIRRLKERGVRVTPVMTKGAQEFVTPLAVGALSATHVFTELFSRQDEQDVGHIRLARDCDLVLVAPATADVMAKMAHGLADDLASAVLLATDRKVLVAPAMNPKMWSAKPTMRNVDTLKKDGVIFIGPMAGEMAEKGEAGLGRMAEPLQIVEAVAALLDGGPKPLKGKTAIVTSGPTHEPIDPVRYIANRSSGKQGHAIAAALAELGAEVTLVSGPVTIADPAGVTVIRVERAEEMRDAVISRLPADIAVMVAAVADWRVAGSSEQKIKKQPGDAPPALQLTENPDILRTVGHHVNRPKLVVGFAAETQDVEKNGRAKLERKGADYIVANDVSAQTGIMGGDRNSVKIISAEGVEAWPDLDKAEVAKRLAALIAEKLA is encoded by the coding sequence ATGACGCTTTCAGGCAAACATATTCTTCTCATTATCTCCGGCGGCATCGCGGCCTATAAGAGCCTTGATCTCATCCGCCGCCTGAAAGAGCGCGGCGTCAGGGTCACGCCGGTCATGACGAAGGGCGCGCAGGAATTCGTCACGCCGCTCGCCGTTGGTGCATTGTCTGCGACCCATGTTTTCACAGAGCTTTTTTCACGGCAGGACGAGCAGGATGTCGGCCATATCAGGCTGGCGCGCGATTGCGATCTCGTGCTGGTGGCGCCCGCCACCGCCGATGTGATGGCGAAGATGGCACATGGTTTGGCTGACGATCTGGCCTCGGCGGTCCTTCTCGCGACCGACCGCAAGGTGCTGGTTGCGCCAGCGATGAACCCCAAAATGTGGTCGGCAAAACCGACAATGCGCAATGTCGATACGCTGAAGAAAGACGGCGTGATTTTCATCGGGCCCATGGCCGGCGAGATGGCGGAGAAGGGTGAGGCCGGTCTCGGCCGGATGGCGGAGCCTTTGCAGATTGTCGAAGCAGTCGCCGCATTGCTGGATGGAGGGCCAAAGCCCCTGAAGGGTAAAACGGCAATCGTAACCTCCGGCCCGACCCATGAGCCGATCGATCCGGTGCGCTATATCGCCAACCGTTCATCGGGCAAGCAGGGCCATGCGATTGCAGCGGCTCTTGCAGAGCTCGGAGCGGAAGTGACGCTGGTTTCCGGTCCGGTCACCATTGCTGATCCCGCTGGCGTGACGGTAATCCGTGTCGAGCGCGCGGAGGAAATGCGGGACGCGGTGATCTCAAGGCTGCCGGCGGATATTGCCGTCATGGTGGCCGCCGTCGCCGACTGGCGGGTGGCGGGCTCATCTGAACAAAAGATCAAGAAACAGCCGGGTGATGCGCCGCCGGCGCTCCAGCTGACGGAAAACCCCGATATTCTCAGAACCGTTGGCCATCACGTAAACCGCCCGAAGCTTGTGGTGGGCTTCGCTGCCGAAACGCAGGACGTTGAAAAAAATGGCCGCGCCAAGCTGGAACGCAAGGGCGCGGATTACATCGTCGCCAATGACGTCTCGGCGCAAACCGGCATCATGGGTGGAGACCGCAACAGCGTGAAGATTATTTCAGCCGAGGGTGTCGAGGCGTGGCCGGACCTCGACAAAGCGGAAGTCGCAAAACGTCTTGCGGCCCTGATCGCCGAGAAATTGGCATGA
- a CDS encoding MmcQ/YjbR family DNA-binding protein — MSLFNRNTFDRLLGEWPGVRFVDQWDSHVAKVGDKVFAVLGEREDWRLVVKCSEESFEILTSLEGIAQAPYFAKRKWVSIGDHSPLEEEELRHYVRRSYELVAAGLTKKVRTELGIVIDTPPSR, encoded by the coding sequence ATGAGCCTGTTCAATCGCAACACATTTGACAGGCTGCTCGGCGAATGGCCGGGCGTGCGTTTCGTCGACCAATGGGATTCCCATGTCGCAAAAGTCGGCGACAAGGTTTTTGCCGTGCTGGGCGAGCGCGAGGATTGGCGGCTGGTCGTCAAATGCTCCGAGGAGAGTTTCGAGATCCTGACCTCGCTCGAGGGCATAGCGCAGGCACCCTATTTCGCCAAACGCAAATGGGTGTCGATCGGCGATCATTCGCCGCTCGAGGAGGAGGAGTTGCGGCACTATGTGCGCCGCTCCTATGAACTCGTCGCTGCCGGTTTGACGAAGAAGGTGCGAACCGAACTCGGTATCGTGATCGATACCCCGCCCTCCCGCTAA
- a CDS encoding peptide chain release factor 3 yields the protein MAETLAEAVSRRRTFAIIAHPDAGKTTLTEKLLLFGGAIQLAGEVKAKKDRIQTRSDWMKIERERGISVVTSVMTFEYNDRVFNILDTPGHEDFADDTYRTLTAVDAAIMVIDAAKGIEPRTLKLFEVCRMRDIPIITFINKMDRESRDPFEILDEVEEKLALDTAPITWPVGRAKTFCGAYNLADSTFRGVDTQVEAMKVNGPQAVADRLPENERDAFIEETELAMEACRPFDRQAFLEGHMTPVFFGSALRNFGVRDLINALGEFAPPPRDQVADTRTVHAAEEKMTAFVFKIQANMDPNHRDRIAFARICSGKLERGMKARLARTGKQMGLTAPQFFFASQRQLADTAFAGDVVGIPNHGTLRIGDTLTEGENLVFQGVPNFSPEILRRVRLEDAMKAKKLKEALQQMAEEGVVQLFSPEDGSPAIVGVVGALQLDVLKERLMGEYGLPVSFEMSRFSVCRWISSDQPAEMDKFLNVKRGDIARDLDGDPVFLAQDAFSLRYESERFPAIKMVAIKEYHVAKAA from the coding sequence ATGGCCGAAACACTTGCCGAGGCGGTCTCCCGCCGCCGCACCTTTGCTATTATCGCGCACCCGGACGCGGGTAAGACAACGCTTACCGAAAAGCTGCTGCTGTTCGGCGGAGCGATCCAGCTCGCGGGTGAAGTGAAGGCGAAGAAGGATCGCATCCAGACCCGTTCGGACTGGATGAAGATCGAGCGCGAGCGCGGCATTTCGGTCGTCACCTCGGTCATGACCTTCGAATATAACGATCGCGTCTTCAACATTCTCGATACGCCCGGCCACGAAGACTTCGCTGACGACACCTATCGCACGCTGACGGCCGTGGATGCGGCGATCATGGTCATCGACGCCGCCAAGGGTATCGAGCCGCGAACGTTGAAGCTGTTCGAAGTCTGCCGCATGCGCGACATTCCGATTATCACCTTCATCAACAAGATGGACCGCGAAAGCCGCGACCCCTTCGAGATTCTGGATGAGGTGGAAGAGAAGCTTGCGCTCGATACGGCGCCCATCACCTGGCCGGTGGGGCGTGCCAAAACCTTCTGCGGCGCCTATAATCTTGCGGACAGCACGTTCCGCGGTGTCGACACGCAGGTTGAGGCCATGAAGGTCAACGGGCCGCAGGCCGTGGCGGATCGACTTCCGGAAAATGAGCGCGATGCCTTCATCGAAGAAACGGAACTGGCGATGGAAGCCTGCCGTCCCTTTGACCGTCAGGCCTTTCTTGAAGGCCACATGACGCCGGTCTTCTTCGGTTCGGCGTTGCGCAATTTTGGTGTGCGTGATCTCATCAACGCGCTCGGAGAATTCGCGCCGCCGCCGCGCGATCAGGTGGCGGATACCCGCACCGTGCATGCGGCCGAAGAAAAAATGACGGCTTTTGTTTTCAAGATCCAGGCCAATATGGACCCGAACCATCGTGACCGCATCGCCTTCGCCCGCATCTGCTCCGGCAAGCTGGAGCGCGGCATGAAGGCTCGACTTGCTCGCACAGGCAAACAGATGGGCCTCACCGCGCCGCAATTCTTCTTTGCGTCGCAGCGCCAGCTGGCTGACACCGCTTTTGCGGGTGATGTGGTCGGCATTCCCAATCATGGCACGCTCCGCATCGGCGATACGCTGACCGAGGGTGAAAACCTCGTATTCCAAGGTGTTCCAAACTTCTCGCCGGAAATCCTGCGCCGCGTGCGTCTCGAAGATGCGATGAAGGCGAAGAAGCTGAAGGAAGCCCTGCAGCAGATGGCGGAAGAGGGCGTCGTACAGCTCTTTTCGCCGGAAGACGGTTCGCCGGCCATCGTCGGCGTCGTCGGTGCGCTGCAGCTTGACGTGTTGAAGGAACGGCTGATGGGCGAATATGGCCTGCCGGTTTCCTTTGAAATGTCGCGCTTCTCGGTCTGCCGCTGGATTTCGTCCGATCAGCCGGCAGAAATGGACAAGTTTCTCAACGTCAAGCGTGGCGATATAGCCCGCGACCTGGATGGCGATCCGGTATTTCTGGCGCAGGATGCCTTTTCGCTGCGTTATGAATCCGAGCGTTTCCCCGCGATCAAGATGGTCGCGATCAAGGAATATCACGTCGCCAAGGCGGCGTGA
- the cysK gene encoding cysteine synthase A, whose translation MTEARKPGRGRVYSSITETIGDTPIVRLDKLAKEKGVKANLLAKLEFFNPIASVKDRIGVAMIETLEAQGKITPGKTTLVEPTSGNTGIALAFAAAAKGYKLILTMPETMSVERRKMLALLGAELVLTEGPKGMKGAIAKAQELAETLPDAIIPQQFENPANPEIHRKTTAEEIWNDTDGAVDIFVSGIGTGGTITGTGQVLKARKPELKVIAVEPADSPVLSGGNPGPHKIQGIGAGFAPAILDTGIYDEIVTVTNDDAFEIARLVARIEGVPVGISSGAALAAAIKVGTREENAGKNIVVIVPSFAERYLSTALFEGLGL comes from the coding sequence ATGACCGAAGCCAGAAAGCCCGGACGCGGACGCGTCTATTCCTCGATTACGGAAACAATCGGCGATACGCCGATCGTGCGGCTCGATAAGCTGGCCAAGGAGAAGGGCGTGAAGGCCAACCTTCTGGCCAAGCTCGAATTTTTCAATCCGATTGCTTCCGTCAAGGACCGCATTGGCGTGGCGATGATCGAAACCCTGGAAGCACAGGGCAAGATCACACCCGGCAAAACAACGCTGGTCGAGCCGACCTCAGGCAATACGGGGATTGCGCTAGCCTTTGCCGCAGCGGCGAAGGGTTACAAGCTGATCCTGACCATGCCGGAGACCATGTCGGTTGAGCGCCGGAAGATGCTGGCGCTGCTGGGCGCCGAACTGGTTCTGACCGAAGGCCCGAAGGGCATGAAGGGCGCAATCGCCAAGGCGCAGGAACTGGCGGAAACGCTGCCCGACGCCATCATTCCTCAGCAATTCGAAAACCCTGCCAATCCCGAGATTCACCGCAAGACGACAGCAGAAGAGATATGGAACGACACTGACGGCGCGGTTGATATTTTCGTTTCCGGCATTGGTACTGGCGGCACCATTACGGGCACCGGCCAGGTGCTGAAAGCCCGCAAGCCCGAGCTCAAGGTTATAGCAGTCGAGCCTGCTGACAGCCCGGTTCTCTCGGGCGGCAATCCCGGCCCACACAAGATTCAGGGCATCGGGGCCGGTTTTGCGCCCGCCATTCTCGACACCGGCATTTACGACGAGATCGTCACCGTGACCAATGACGATGCTTTCGAAATTGCACGCCTTGTCGCGCGGATTGAAGGTGTTCCCGTCGGCATTTCATCGGGTGCGGCACTGGCGGCGGCCATCAAGGTCGGCACGCGGGAAGAAAATGCCGGCAAGAATATCGTCGTCATCGTTCCTTCTTTTGCGGAACGCTACCTTTCAACCGCACTTTTCGAGGGCTTGGGGCTTTGA
- a CDS encoding sterol desaturase family protein encodes MAKAQILKQTLSYSSWPLVFGGGLVGSYFAFTSSHPIAAFLSVYACAVIALFLLERYIPYEVEWLEGDGETMTSIGHTLLTKGIVQLAAAASPIFPMLAANVLQPLAAMRFDLWPAHLPMVVQVALAVTVAEFGLYWAHRIAHETVFFWRFHALHHSVVRLWVVNTGRFHVADSLFKIALSQIPLYFMGAPLQVFWWLGAVTAFIGILTHCNVDMKTGLLDYVFSTPRLHRWHHSKQLPEGNTNYGENLVIFDIIFGSYHNPDRPSSTDIGIKGEIAKGFVPQLVQPFTKDGVRQIIGKDTKIN; translated from the coding sequence ATGGCAAAAGCGCAGATACTGAAACAGACCCTGTCCTATTCGTCCTGGCCACTCGTTTTTGGTGGCGGCCTCGTAGGGTCTTACTTCGCCTTCACGAGCAGCCATCCGATCGCAGCGTTTCTCAGTGTTTATGCATGTGCGGTCATCGCTCTCTTTCTTCTCGAGCGTTATATTCCCTACGAGGTCGAATGGCTCGAAGGGGATGGCGAGACGATGACCAGCATCGGCCATACGCTTTTGACCAAGGGGATCGTGCAACTTGCCGCAGCCGCATCTCCCATTTTCCCGATGCTGGCGGCAAACGTGCTGCAGCCGCTCGCGGCCATGCGCTTTGACCTGTGGCCAGCGCATCTGCCAATGGTGGTGCAGGTCGCGCTTGCGGTGACGGTTGCCGAATTCGGCCTCTACTGGGCCCATCGCATCGCCCATGAAACTGTTTTTTTCTGGCGGTTCCATGCGCTGCATCACAGCGTCGTGCGTCTCTGGGTGGTGAATACGGGCCGGTTCCATGTGGCCGATTCCCTGTTCAAGATCGCGCTCAGCCAGATACCGCTTTATTTCATGGGCGCACCGCTTCAGGTTTTCTGGTGGCTGGGTGCGGTGACCGCCTTCATCGGTATTTTGACCCATTGCAACGTCGATATGAAAACAGGGCTGCTCGATTATGTCTTCAGCACGCCGCGCCTGCACCGCTGGCACCATTCGAAACAACTTCCGGAAGGGAATACCAATTACGGCGAAAACCTCGTCATCTTCGACATCATCTTCGGCTCCTACCATAACCCCGACCGGCCCTCATCCACCGATATCGGCATCAAGGGTGAGATCGCGAAGGGTTTTGTGCCGCAGCTTGTGCAGCCGTTTACAAAGGATGGTGTGCGCCAGATCATCGGTAAAGATACAAAGATAAATTGA
- a CDS encoding LysE family translocator, which yields MTLTTILAYATALFIAAAIPGPGMTAIVARALGSGFRETFFMGLGLILGDMIYLTAVILGLTFVAQTFQEAFMVLKFAGAAYLLYIAWKLWTAGLLPQDLKAKKSTSMPMSFLSGLLITLGNPKTMLFYVALVPTLIDIRMIGPSEYASLLAITFVVLMAVLLPYILLAAKARNLLKKPSALTILNRTAAGILAGTATMIAIRST from the coding sequence ATGACGTTGACGACCATTCTTGCTTATGCCACCGCCCTTTTCATTGCGGCTGCCATCCCCGGCCCCGGCATGACGGCGATCGTGGCGCGGGCGCTGGGCTCGGGTTTCCGCGAGACTTTCTTCATGGGCCTTGGGCTCATACTCGGCGACATGATCTACCTGACCGCTGTGATCCTGGGCCTAACTTTTGTCGCGCAAACCTTTCAGGAAGCCTTCATGGTCCTGAAATTCGCGGGCGCGGCCTACCTCCTCTACATCGCCTGGAAACTCTGGACGGCGGGCCTCCTGCCACAGGACCTGAAGGCCAAGAAAAGCACGAGCATGCCTATGTCCTTTCTGTCCGGCCTGCTGATCACCCTCGGCAACCCGAAAACCATGCTGTTTTACGTGGCGCTGGTGCCGACGCTGATCGATATCCGCATGATCGGGCCTTCCGAATATGCTTCGCTCCTCGCCATCACCTTCGTTGTCTTGATGGCTGTCCTCCTGCCGTACATCCTGCTTGCGGCCAAGGCGCGTAACCTTCTGAAAAAGCCGAGCGCCCTGACGATCCTCAACCGCACGGCGGCGGGCATTCTGGCGGGAACCGCGACCATGATCGCAATCCGCAGCACGTAA
- a CDS encoding YifB family Mg chelatase-like AAA ATPase, translating into MVARVNTVAFQGIEGVPVEVQVMVAPGRVGIQIVGLPDKAVAESRERVQAALHASGLALPAKKVTVNLAPADLPKEGSHFDLPIALGLMAALGAIPAEALADYVVLGELNLDGTIGVVSGALPAAIGANALGKGLICPAESGPEAAWAGAGIDILAPRSLIALANHFRGTQRLSRPTPAIRTNPVNLPDLADIKGQESARRALEVAAAGGHNLLMVGPPGSGKSMLAARLPSILPPLEAAELLEVSMVHSIAGQLSGGRLSDRRPFRTPHHSATMAALIGGGLRAKPGEASLAHHGVLFLDEFPEFAPQVLDALRQPLETGECIIARANHRVSYPAEIQLVAAMNPCRCGMAGEPGFTCARGPRCVADYQARISGPLLDRIDIRIDVPAVSAADLIRPVASESSSTVAARVARARYAQQERYATAGFPAIRTNARCTTTLIEKYAEPDASGLQLLRDAAERLKFSARGYHRILKVARTLADLDEKPTVGRIHVAEAVSYRIAGERLTVAA; encoded by the coding sequence TGAGGTGCAGGTCATGGTCGCGCCCGGGCGGGTCGGCATCCAGATCGTCGGCCTGCCGGATAAGGCGGTCGCCGAAAGCCGCGAGCGGGTGCAAGCTGCGCTTCACGCCTCTGGTCTTGCCCTGCCGGCCAAAAAAGTCACCGTTAATCTCGCGCCTGCGGATCTGCCAAAGGAGGGATCACATTTCGATCTTCCCATCGCGCTCGGTCTTATGGCTGCCCTGGGCGCTATTCCGGCGGAAGCGCTCGCAGACTATGTGGTTCTCGGCGAACTTAATCTTGACGGCACCATTGGGGTGGTTTCAGGTGCCTTGCCAGCTGCGATCGGCGCGAATGCGCTCGGCAAGGGACTGATCTGCCCTGCCGAAAGTGGGCCGGAAGCAGCCTGGGCGGGCGCCGGTATCGATATTCTTGCGCCTCGAAGCCTTATAGCGCTTGCCAATCATTTTCGCGGGACGCAGCGCCTTTCGCGTCCCACGCCAGCCATCCGTACCAATCCGGTCAATCTGCCTGATCTCGCCGATATTAAGGGACAGGAAAGCGCCCGGCGCGCGCTTGAGGTTGCGGCCGCCGGCGGCCATAACCTGCTGATGGTCGGTCCACCCGGCTCGGGCAAATCCATGCTTGCGGCTCGTCTGCCGTCCATTCTGCCGCCGCTGGAGGCGGCGGAATTGCTGGAAGTGTCCATGGTTCACTCGATAGCCGGCCAACTGTCCGGTGGTAGGCTCTCCGACCGAAGGCCGTTTCGCACCCCACACCATTCCGCGACCATGGCGGCGCTGATCGGCGGCGGTCTTCGCGCTAAGCCGGGCGAGGCCTCGCTCGCCCATCACGGCGTGCTTTTTCTGGACGAGTTTCCCGAGTTTGCGCCGCAGGTGCTGGATGCGTTGCGCCAGCCGCTCGAAACGGGCGAGTGCATCATTGCGCGCGCCAATCACCGCGTCAGCTATCCCGCAGAAATCCAGCTCGTCGCCGCGATGAATCCGTGCCGGTGCGGCATGGCGGGCGAGCCGGGCTTTACCTGTGCCCGGGGTCCGCGTTGTGTCGCTGATTATCAGGCCCGCATCTCAGGCCCGCTGCTCGATCGCATCGACATTCGCATCGACGTCCCTGCCGTTTCCGCTGCGGATCTCATCCGTCCAGTGGCGTCGGAATCGAGTTCGACAGTTGCCGCGCGCGTCGCGAGGGCGCGCTATGCGCAGCAGGAGCGATATGCGACCGCTGGCTTTCCGGCCATTCGCACCAATGCGAGGTGCACGACAACGCTCATCGAAAAATATGCGGAGCCCGATGCGTCTGGCCTGCAATTGCTGCGCGATGCCGCTGAACGCCTGAAGTTTTCCGCACGTGGGTATCACCGTATTCTAAAGGTCGCGCGGACGCTCGCCGATCTGGATGAAAAGCCGACGGTTGGCCGCATCCACGTCGCGGAAGCCGTTTCATACCGCATCGCTGGAGAAAGGTTGACGGTGGCGGCTTAA
- the dut gene encoding dUTP diphosphatase produces the protein MTVQNDNLPPLRLVRLAHGADLELPSYETRGAAGMDLRAAVPSGETLTLQPGERTLVPTGFIFEVPQGYEAQIRPRSGLAIKNGITCLNSPGTVDSDYRGEVKVILANLGQDAFVIERGMRIAQMVIAPVTQVTVLEVTETSETARGSGGFGSTGV, from the coding sequence ATGACCGTTCAAAACGACAATCTCCCCCCTCTGCGCCTTGTGCGCCTCGCCCATGGCGCAGATCTCGAATTGCCATCCTATGAAACCCGCGGCGCCGCGGGCATGGACCTGCGTGCGGCCGTGCCATCCGGCGAAACGCTGACCCTGCAGCCAGGCGAGCGGACGCTGGTGCCGACGGGATTTATCTTCGAAGTTCCGCAGGGTTACGAGGCACAGATCCGCCCCCGCTCCGGCCTCGCCATCAAGAACGGCATCACCTGCCTCAATTCCCCCGGCACGGTCGACAGCGATTATCGCGGCGAAGTAAAGGTCATCCTCGCCAATCTCGGTCAGGACGCTTTCGTCATAGAACGGGGCATGCGCATCGCGCAGATGGTGATCGCGCCGGTGACGCAGGTTACCGTTCTTGAGGTGACGGAAACCTCTGAAACGGCGCGGGGTTCAGGTGGTTTCGGCTCGACAGGGGTCTAG